The following proteins are encoded in a genomic region of Gimesia algae:
- a CDS encoding bile acid:sodium symporter family protein codes for MKQKLFRLIQIPFTLWVLLFAVSGYYFPWLYDWNHGGWEPRQAIVPLVQVIMFGMGVSLSFADFRRVLKMPRAVLIGVICQFSIMPFLAWIFVVLFQLPTEVAAGLILIGSCPGGVTSNVIAYIARANVPLSVTMTACSTMLSPFLTPLLMEFWAGQYVPIPVLPMMRSILFMVLVPVLLGLFVNQTAPRFMNRLGKILPGIAMFSICLIIAITIALARQELAAVGLALFAAALCQNAAGYTLGYWAAWCLKLSHKDCRTVAFEVGIQNGGMATGLAVNVLKNPVIALGSAVFGPWSAVTSSLLASYWKRCHQSELDLDLQQNGLETPVLNNLSEDCSVP; via the coding sequence GTGAAACAGAAATTATTCCGCCTGATACAAATTCCATTTACTCTCTGGGTGCTCCTGTTTGCTGTCAGTGGCTATTATTTTCCCTGGCTATATGACTGGAATCACGGGGGCTGGGAACCACGTCAGGCAATTGTGCCGCTGGTGCAGGTGATTATGTTCGGGATGGGCGTGTCGCTTTCGTTTGCCGATTTTCGTCGAGTATTAAAAATGCCTCGCGCGGTTTTGATCGGTGTGATTTGCCAGTTTTCGATCATGCCTTTTCTGGCATGGATTTTTGTGGTTCTATTTCAACTGCCCACGGAAGTTGCTGCCGGACTGATTCTGATCGGATCGTGCCCGGGAGGAGTGACTTCTAATGTGATCGCCTACATCGCCCGGGCCAATGTTCCCTTATCTGTCACGATGACGGCCTGCTCCACAATGCTTTCTCCGTTTCTGACACCACTATTGATGGAGTTCTGGGCAGGGCAGTATGTGCCGATCCCTGTGTTGCCGATGATGCGTTCGATTCTCTTCATGGTTCTGGTTCCTGTTCTGCTGGGTTTGTTTGTGAATCAGACTGCTCCCCGATTTATGAACAGGTTAGGAAAAATACTTCCGGGGATTGCCATGTTTTCGATCTGCCTCATCATTGCCATTACGATCGCGCTTGCCAGGCAGGAACTGGCTGCAGTCGGACTGGCATTATTTGCGGCAGCACTCTGTCAGAATGCAGCCGGTTATACACTGGGCTACTGGGCGGCCTGGTGCCTGAAGTTGAGTCACAAGGACTGTCGAACCGTGGCTTTTGAGGTGGGGATTCAGAATGGGGGCATGGCGACTGGCCTGGCGGTTAATGTTTTGAAAAACCCGGTTATTGCATTGGGTTCTGCTGTCTTCGGTCCCTGGAGTGCGGTCACCAGTTCACTCCTGGCATCCTATTGGAAACGCTGCCACCAATCTGAATTGGATCTGGATTTACAGCAGAACGGGTTGGAAACACCTGTATTAAATAATCTCTCTGAGGATTGCTCTGTTCCCTGA
- a CDS encoding exo-alpha-sialidase — MKPVLVLLILQLLPLQAFAAEDLLYLSGFESDQVGAVPAGWSVFLPKTSPNVKVVAQGAEESNHALKSVRSKSGGLTAITRPFSQPQQRIMIELSFAFSPGAGRSLNLWTFAPEGTDASQLNLCIQKGKLQQYDGRTRSWRVISKDVEPSTDPTDPIWHRLRILVDAKQPGIDFWLSKPGELTLPVSRTGTLHAYRTDLDLAGLALVSGTRLAQDAWYLIDDLEIKGGAQLPSPGKVEPLPEPIALWSGPPIPADLEKIPFVPEMTHQTIHRAEKDGYKFLHGAAIIAHNGVLYANWANSPTNENGPHETLQGRRSEDGGKTWSELEVIGPGFEGPDRHSHGILLKHQGKLWTICSRFGVGKSAKRFPGLRGEAFVLNEKNDRWESKGIVMQNCWPYDEPVRMPDGNLITGGQDQDGLPVVAISHGDDLLHWDTVLIPFPPELSPSFAETTVAVDGKNVRAIIRGGGGTAWVSISQDNGRSWSSARPANLPMPRAKAYLGTLSTGQQYLVSNLKNRDTLVISVSKPGESTLSQMWRIRHGKSEAPRFKGLAKGKQWSYPYAHEYDGKLYVVYSIGKEDCGLSILPITSLQVGSTATDGNAE; from the coding sequence ATGAAACCTGTGCTCGTCCTGCTCATCTTGCAGTTGTTACCGCTTCAGGCATTCGCAGCCGAAGATCTGCTCTATCTAAGTGGATTTGAATCCGATCAGGTCGGGGCGGTTCCCGCGGGGTGGTCTGTTTTTCTGCCGAAAACTTCACCCAACGTCAAAGTCGTCGCGCAGGGGGCAGAGGAATCGAACCATGCCTTGAAAAGCGTGCGTTCGAAATCGGGAGGTTTGACGGCGATCACCAGACCGTTTTCTCAGCCACAACAGAGAATAATGATTGAGCTTTCGTTCGCATTTTCTCCCGGAGCCGGGCGTTCTTTGAATCTGTGGACCTTCGCACCGGAAGGCACTGATGCCAGCCAGTTGAACCTGTGTATTCAAAAGGGCAAACTGCAACAGTATGATGGTCGCACACGTTCGTGGCGCGTGATCTCAAAGGACGTGGAACCCTCAACAGATCCGACAGATCCGATCTGGCATCGCCTGCGTATCCTGGTAGATGCTAAGCAACCTGGCATTGATTTCTGGTTATCGAAACCGGGAGAGCTGACCCTGCCTGTTTCTCGCACAGGAACTCTGCACGCCTACCGCACTGATCTTGATCTGGCGGGCCTCGCGCTGGTTTCGGGGACGCGTCTGGCGCAGGATGCGTGGTATCTGATTGACGATCTGGAAATCAAAGGGGGCGCTCAACTGCCAAGTCCTGGTAAGGTTGAACCCTTGCCCGAGCCGATTGCTCTGTGGAGTGGACCACCCATTCCCGCTGATCTGGAAAAGATTCCTTTTGTACCGGAAATGACCCATCAGACAATTCATCGCGCTGAAAAAGATGGCTATAAATTTCTGCATGGTGCCGCCATCATTGCTCATAATGGTGTCTTATATGCAAACTGGGCCAACAGTCCGACTAATGAGAATGGACCGCATGAGACGCTGCAGGGCAGGCGTTCTGAAGATGGCGGCAAGACCTGGTCGGAGTTGGAAGTCATCGGGCCAGGATTTGAAGGACCAGACCGACACAGCCATGGCATTCTGCTGAAACATCAGGGGAAGTTATGGACGATCTGCAGTCGATTTGGAGTTGGTAAATCAGCAAAACGATTTCCCGGTCTGAGGGGTGAGGCGTTTGTACTCAATGAAAAAAATGATCGCTGGGAATCAAAGGGCATTGTCATGCAGAACTGCTGGCCTTACGATGAACCGGTTCGCATGCCCGATGGGAATCTGATTACCGGCGGACAGGATCAGGATGGACTGCCTGTCGTTGCCATCAGCCATGGTGATGATCTTTTGCATTGGGATACAGTTCTGATTCCCTTCCCTCCTGAGCTTTCACCCTCTTTTGCAGAAACCACCGTCGCTGTTGACGGGAAGAATGTGCGGGCGATTATTCGAGGGGGCGGTGGAACGGCCTGGGTTTCCATCAGTCAGGACAATGGCCGCAGCTGGTCCAGCGCACGGCCTGCCAATTTGCCCATGCCGCGTGCCAAGGCGTACCTGGGAACACTTAGTACCGGGCAGCAGTATCTCGTATCCAATCTGAAGAACAGAGATACGCTGGTGATTTCCGTCAGCAAGCCAGGCGAATCCACGCTCAGCCAGATGTGGAGAATTCGCCATGGAAAATCGGAGGCCCCGCGCTTCAAAGGGCTCGCGAAAGGTAAGCAATGGTCTTATCCTTATGCTCATGAGTATGATGGCAAGCTGTATGTCGTGTACTCGATCGGGAAAGAAGACTGTGGCTTGTCGATTCTACCAATCACATCTCTACAGGTTGGCTCAACGGCTACAGATGGTAACGCAGAATAG
- a CDS encoding dihydrodipicolinate synthase family protein — translation MYEELFGIIPPLVTPFRADGSIDEGALRTETEYLIATAKVHGLAVCGSTGEGHTLSTEETRLITSVVIDTAAGRVPVITGIIANSTAAVIERGRAVRDLGVAALQVTPVHYVFRPNDDAMVRHFDEIAAATELPIMIYNVVPWTYLSPELLTRIIDEVEGVIGVKQSAGDMKLLADLLLMSGDRARIMSAVDALLYPSFALGAVGSIAAILTAAPTLCVELWDAVQAGNHKKGLELHEKLLPIWNAIFDDNLPANTRYCMELQGREGGIPRPPMPVTSIDQKGPIREALLNAGLI, via the coding sequence ATGTACGAAGAGCTATTTGGTATCATCCCTCCCCTGGTCACTCCCTTTCGAGCAGATGGTTCGATCGATGAAGGAGCCTTACGCACAGAAACGGAATATCTGATTGCGACTGCCAAAGTACACGGACTGGCGGTTTGTGGCAGTACAGGAGAAGGGCATACCCTGTCAACAGAAGAAACACGTCTGATTACTTCCGTTGTCATTGATACTGCTGCGGGGCGCGTGCCCGTCATTACCGGCATCATTGCTAACAGCACCGCTGCCGTGATTGAGCGGGGGCGGGCAGTCAGAGACCTGGGGGTTGCTGCGCTTCAAGTCACTCCCGTGCATTATGTTTTCCGTCCGAATGATGATGCGATGGTTCGGCATTTCGATGAAATTGCGGCTGCTACTGAATTACCAATCATGATTTATAATGTTGTACCCTGGACGTATCTTTCTCCTGAATTACTGACTCGGATCATTGATGAAGTAGAAGGTGTGATTGGTGTCAAGCAAAGTGCAGGTGACATGAAACTGCTGGCGGACCTGCTACTGATGTCGGGAGATCGTGCGCGGATCATGTCGGCCGTCGATGCCTTGCTGTATCCTTCTTTCGCGCTGGGAGCGGTAGGCTCTATCGCTGCGATACTGACTGCCGCACCCACTCTGTGTGTCGAACTCTGGGACGCGGTTCAGGCGGGCAATCACAAAAAAGGGCTGGAACTGCATGAAAAGCTGCTTCCCATCTGGAATGCCATTTTCGATGATAACCTGCCTGCCAATACCCGCTATTGCATGGAATTGCAGGGGCGCGAGGGGGGGATTCCCCGTCCGCCGATGCCGGTCACTTCCATTGACCAGAAAGGTCCTATTCGGGAAGCGTTACTGAATGCGGGGTTGATTTAG
- a CDS encoding PVC-type heme-binding CxxCH protein has translation MLLSVTDVFQSARSNRNRIRRITILIVGFVVFLTSSLRAAEKTVETGNRLVYLDQDDPYYVSQHFPKLTTPQWYGDPSVKAVCVLAIDDMRDVQKYETYLRPILERLKEINGNAGVSIMTCRVNPEDPHLQKWIQEGVSIEVHTYDHPCPLLKDRDFEKAKGTVERCVDLLNEIPHSQPVAYRMPCCDSLNTVSPRFFTEIFNSQSPKGNFLQIDTSVFQVFTDKDPELPKEYVVDPDGQGRIEKYVPVDRGFVNTIFDYPYPYPISRLCWEFSCVTPSDWSAQHRQKPMNPLTVRDWTAVLDATVVKQGTFNLVFHPHGWISNEQVIKLIDHATVKHGAAVQFLSFREVLDRMNENLLAGQPLRNQQGADNGVRLLDLNSDGFMDVVIGNRSVQKTRIWNPAQNNWVESEFPTQLVTQPATDGTQSIRSRFGILNHQVVLFTLTADESNAWRFDGNSWIEDKMLLAGLPSAEESLFIQKEGIDLGFRLRDLNHDGQCELIISNPQQQAVFTWSEKNSQWQRLPWSLPQEAFLVDGKGRDAGLRFVDINEDGYEDALFSNESRYSLHLFKSLEEGWSQLFNKQRSEADEVPAISRNGTNNGAWFHSKHLWVQNEDTAKLKHLVAGKSYEELMELQGPRPKSPSAALKSIQVKPGFHVELVAAEPLVQDPVAFDWGPDGKLWVTEMADYPLGVDETGEFAGSVRYLEDTDGDGKYDKSTLFLEGLGYPTGIMSWRKGAIVTTAPEVFYAEDTDGDGKADLRESLYSGFGEGNQQHRVNGLRWGLDNWIYLANGDSGGNLVSVKTGEKLTFGRRDLRIRPDSGLMDPQSGQTQFGRERDDWGNWFGSNNSNPAFHYALADHYLRRNKSLIAPDAKVQVSVRPGAATIFPISRTQVRFNDFNKVNRITSACGLCFYRDELLGPDFVGNSFICEPVHNLVHREIVSAKGTTFTSQRAENEQDSEFMASTDNWFRPTMARTGPDGAIWVADMYRHVIEHPQWIPQKMQEKLDLRAGKEQGRIYRIVKDETTLRSIPRLDQMTDSKLVQLLESPNGTQRDMAHQWLVTRKQKSAVPDLKKMVSNGKAATARLHALCALDGLGQVTAEEVLAALADPHPGVRRHAIRIGERFVNDTPKIGSKLLSMVNGSDPQVQMQLAYSLGEWNSEEAGVALARLVLPHDRDVYLRTAILSSAGSHLDSFTTALFQELKGKQPPAQCFNALVAMAVAENDQKTLARIYEIVGKRSAGKSFEPWQFQAISTLLQSLGRRNQSLAQFYQKSNQQWQKVLDQLKPLFAEARTIAADETASVQQRQQVIQLLGRGFTHRDEDFELLAGLLSPRNSRELQSASVSALTQFGNSQTPEILLERWRSFGPGLRAEVLNALLSRSAWSQSVLAALEQKTILPAEIDASSRQLLLSSKDSQIQKRAEQLLSSSLNSNRLKVVEEYSTVLDLKGNAESGHQTFVKRCSVCHQLNQEGKPIGPDLSALTDKSHRALITAILDPNRAIENKYVSYLAVTVNGLTYNGLLASESGESITLIQNDGKSKTLLRNDLEELLSTGKSLMPEGLEKDMSPQDLADVIAYLNATELPRKTFNGNEPAVVEAEALRGDYFLTPQLAEIYGQTLKFENKYKNLGYWQSENDRAVWTMEVPKSGKYDVYLEYACPQGVAGNLMQLEVAGQRLIWSVAATGSWDVYQNRKLGTLNVPSGKTRLTVRSDGKINKALLDLKTVRLRVASQ, from the coding sequence ATGCTTCTGTCAGTCACAGATGTTTTTCAATCCGCCCGTTCAAACCGGAATCGGATCCGAAGGATCACGATTCTGATAGTGGGCTTTGTCGTTTTTCTGACTTCCTCGCTCAGGGCAGCAGAGAAGACAGTCGAAACAGGTAACCGTCTGGTTTACCTGGATCAGGATGATCCTTATTACGTTTCGCAGCATTTTCCCAAGCTGACGACTCCGCAGTGGTATGGAGATCCTTCCGTCAAAGCGGTCTGTGTGCTTGCCATCGATGACATGCGCGATGTTCAGAAGTACGAAACCTATTTACGACCGATTCTGGAGCGACTCAAAGAAATCAACGGTAACGCGGGCGTCAGTATCATGACCTGTCGCGTGAATCCAGAAGATCCCCATCTCCAGAAATGGATTCAAGAGGGGGTCAGCATTGAGGTGCACACCTATGATCATCCCTGTCCACTTTTGAAAGATCGCGATTTTGAAAAAGCCAAAGGGACGGTGGAACGCTGCGTTGATCTGTTGAACGAGATCCCTCACAGTCAGCCCGTGGCGTATCGGATGCCCTGTTGTGATTCACTGAATACCGTCAGTCCCCGCTTTTTTACCGAGATCTTCAACAGCCAGTCTCCGAAAGGAAACTTCCTGCAGATCGATACTTCGGTATTTCAAGTTTTCACTGACAAAGATCCGGAACTGCCGAAAGAGTATGTTGTCGATCCGGATGGTCAGGGACGCATTGAGAAGTATGTTCCCGTTGATCGGGGTTTTGTGAATACGATATTTGACTATCCCTATCCCTACCCGATTTCGCGGCTGTGCTGGGAATTTTCCTGCGTGACTCCCAGTGACTGGTCAGCCCAGCATCGCCAGAAACCGATGAACCCACTGACGGTGCGTGACTGGACAGCCGTGCTTGATGCGACGGTTGTCAAGCAGGGAACGTTCAATCTGGTCTTTCATCCGCATGGTTGGATCAGTAATGAGCAGGTCATCAAGTTGATCGATCATGCGACAGTGAAACATGGAGCCGCGGTGCAGTTTCTCTCATTTCGTGAAGTGCTGGATCGCATGAACGAGAACCTGCTGGCCGGTCAACCCCTGCGAAATCAGCAGGGGGCTGATAATGGAGTGCGTCTCTTAGACTTGAACAGTGACGGTTTTATGGATGTCGTCATCGGCAATCGGAGCGTGCAGAAAACCCGAATCTGGAATCCGGCTCAAAATAACTGGGTCGAAAGTGAATTCCCGACGCAACTGGTTACTCAGCCTGCTACCGACGGCACACAATCCATTCGCAGCCGCTTTGGGATCTTGAATCATCAGGTGGTGCTGTTCACGCTGACCGCTGATGAATCTAATGCATGGCGTTTCGACGGCAACAGCTGGATCGAAGATAAAATGCTCCTGGCCGGTTTACCCTCAGCAGAAGAGTCATTGTTTATTCAGAAGGAAGGTATCGATCTGGGATTCCGCCTGCGTGATTTGAACCATGATGGTCAGTGCGAGTTGATCATTTCTAATCCACAGCAGCAGGCTGTCTTTACATGGTCTGAGAAGAATTCCCAATGGCAGCGGCTTCCCTGGTCGCTGCCGCAAGAGGCATTCCTGGTTGATGGTAAAGGCCGTGATGCCGGATTGCGGTTTGTGGATATTAATGAGGATGGCTACGAGGATGCGCTCTTTTCCAATGAGAGCCGTTATTCGCTGCATCTGTTTAAATCACTTGAAGAGGGCTGGAGTCAGTTGTTTAACAAGCAGAGAAGTGAGGCTGATGAAGTCCCCGCAATTTCTCGGAATGGTACAAATAACGGTGCCTGGTTCCACTCAAAACATCTCTGGGTTCAAAATGAAGATACAGCCAAGCTGAAGCATCTTGTCGCCGGTAAATCGTATGAAGAATTGATGGAGTTACAGGGACCTCGGCCCAAGTCACCTTCGGCAGCGCTGAAAAGTATTCAAGTCAAACCTGGTTTTCATGTGGAGCTGGTTGCTGCTGAGCCTCTGGTCCAGGATCCGGTGGCTTTTGACTGGGGGCCAGATGGAAAACTCTGGGTCACGGAAATGGCCGACTATCCACTGGGTGTCGATGAAACCGGGGAATTCGCCGGGAGTGTCCGCTATCTGGAAGACACCGATGGTGATGGCAAGTATGACAAATCGACTCTGTTTTTAGAGGGGTTGGGCTATCCTACAGGTATCATGTCCTGGCGTAAGGGAGCGATTGTGACGACGGCTCCCGAAGTATTTTATGCGGAAGATACAGACGGAGATGGGAAAGCGGATCTGCGCGAATCGCTCTATTCCGGCTTTGGTGAAGGGAACCAGCAGCATCGCGTTAACGGACTGCGTTGGGGGCTGGATAACTGGATCTATCTGGCGAATGGTGATTCCGGCGGCAATCTGGTTTCGGTAAAAACGGGTGAGAAGCTGACGTTTGGTCGTCGTGATTTGCGCATCAGACCGGACTCGGGATTAATGGATCCGCAGTCAGGACAGACTCAGTTTGGCCGGGAACGGGATGACTGGGGCAACTGGTTTGGCAGCAACAACAGTAATCCCGCGTTTCATTATGCATTGGCAGATCACTATCTCCGCCGCAATAAAAGTCTGATTGCACCGGATGCCAAGGTCCAGGTTTCGGTCAGACCCGGCGCTGCTACTATTTTTCCTATCAGTCGGACGCAGGTGCGTTTTAATGATTTCAATAAAGTCAATCGCATTACCTCGGCCTGTGGTCTCTGTTTCTATCGGGATGAATTACTGGGACCCGATTTTGTCGGGAATTCGTTTATCTGTGAACCCGTTCATAATCTGGTGCATCGTGAAATCGTTTCTGCTAAAGGGACGACGTTCACCAGCCAGCGGGCAGAAAATGAACAGGATTCTGAGTTCATGGCTTCGACCGATAACTGGTTTCGCCCCACGATGGCACGCACCGGCCCTGATGGGGCGATCTGGGTGGCAGACATGTATCGTCATGTGATTGAACACCCGCAGTGGATTCCGCAGAAAATGCAGGAAAAACTGGATCTGCGTGCCGGGAAAGAGCAGGGGAGAATTTATCGGATCGTGAAAGATGAAACGACCCTGCGTTCTATTCCACGACTGGATCAGATGACGGATTCCAAGCTGGTTCAGCTGCTGGAAAGTCCTAATGGCACACAACGCGACATGGCCCATCAATGGCTCGTCACCAGGAAACAGAAATCTGCTGTACCAGATCTGAAGAAGATGGTATCAAACGGCAAAGCAGCGACGGCCCGTTTGCATGCATTGTGTGCGCTGGACGGGTTAGGTCAGGTTACCGCGGAAGAAGTACTCGCCGCTTTGGCTGACCCCCATCCGGGAGTACGTCGACATGCAATTCGTATTGGTGAACGCTTCGTGAATGATACACCGAAAATCGGCTCAAAGTTACTGAGCATGGTCAACGGTTCCGATCCTCAGGTGCAAATGCAACTTGCCTATTCACTGGGGGAATGGAACTCAGAGGAAGCGGGAGTCGCTTTGGCACGACTGGTATTACCGCATGATCGGGATGTTTATTTGCGGACTGCGATTTTGAGTTCGGCTGGTTCCCACCTGGATTCCTTCACCACCGCGCTCTTTCAGGAATTAAAGGGGAAACAGCCTCCTGCACAGTGCTTTAATGCTCTGGTTGCGATGGCTGTTGCTGAGAATGATCAGAAGACGTTAGCGCGAATCTATGAAATCGTCGGGAAGCGATCTGCCGGGAAATCATTTGAGCCGTGGCAGTTTCAGGCCATCTCCACTCTACTCCAGTCGCTGGGGCGTCGGAATCAGTCTCTTGCACAGTTTTATCAGAAATCCAATCAACAATGGCAGAAGGTACTTGATCAACTGAAACCCCTGTTTGCTGAGGCAAGAACTATCGCTGCGGATGAAACTGCTTCTGTGCAACAGCGCCAGCAGGTAATCCAGCTGCTCGGTCGCGGTTTTACACACCGCGATGAGGATTTTGAACTGCTGGCAGGTCTGCTTTCCCCTCGAAATTCACGTGAACTACAGAGTGCCTCTGTCTCTGCATTGACGCAATTCGGCAATTCACAGACGCCAGAGATTTTACTCGAACGCTGGAGGAGCTTTGGTCCCGGCTTACGAGCGGAAGTCTTGAACGCTCTGCTGAGTCGCAGTGCCTGGAGCCAATCCGTCTTGGCTGCGCTGGAACAGAAAACCATTCTTCCTGCTGAAATAGATGCTTCAAGTCGCCAGCTCCTGCTGAGCAGTAAAGACAGTCAGATTCAAAAGCGGGCAGAACAGCTACTGTCTTCATCCTTGAATTCCAATCGCTTGAAAGTTGTGGAAGAGTATTCAACGGTGCTGGATCTCAAAGGAAATGCAGAGTCGGGACATCAGACCTTTGTCAAACGCTGCTCCGTGTGTCATCAACTGAATCAGGAAGGAAAACCAATCGGTCCGGATTTGTCGGCGCTTACTGATAAGTCACACAGAGCGCTTATCACCGCGATACTGGATCCCAACCGGGCGATTGAAAATAAATATGTGAGCTATCTGGCAGTCACGGTCAACGGACTGACCTATAACGGTCTGCTTGCATCGGAGAGTGGGGAAAGTATTACACTGATTCAAAATGATGGTAAATCAAAAACGCTGTTACGCAACGATCTGGAAGAACTGCTCAGTACCGGAAAATCACTGATGCCGGAAGGATTGGAAAAAGACATGTCTCCGCAGGATCTGGCAGATGTGATTGCCTATCTGAACGCAACCGAATTACCCCGCAAAACGTTTAACGGCAATGAACCTGCTGTCGTGGAAGCGGAAGCACTCAGAGGAGATTATTTTCTGACTCCTCAACTTGCTGAGATTTATGGTCAAACGCTGAAGTTTGAAAACAAATATAAGAATCTGGGGTACTGGCAGAGTGAAAACGACCGCGCCGTCTGGACGATGGAGGTTCCAAAGTCCGGCAAATATGATGTCTACCTGGAATATGCCTGTCCACAGGGAGTCGCCGGTAATCTCATGCAGCTGGAAGTCGCCGGTCAGAGACTGATCTGGTCCGTCGCCGCAACGGGCAGCTGGGATGTTTATCAGAACCGCAAACTCGGGACGCTCAATGTTCCCAGTGGCAAAACGCGTCTGACGGTCCGCAGCGATGGTAAAATTAATAAAGCGCTTCTGGATCTCAAAACAGTCCGGCTCCGGGTTGCCAGTCAATAA
- a CDS encoding fasciclin domain-containing protein → MNRLLKQSAAVATAFAVTLSATLIQAAEKKDIVETAVEAGSFKTLAAALGAADLVGALQGKGPFTVLAPTDAAFKKLPAGTVETLLKPENKDQLIAILKYHVIAGKVPAKQVIKLKGAKTLNGQRVDITAGDDSVKVDGATVEATDIMCSNGIIHVIDSVILPSDKNIVTTAVEAEKFQTLITAAKAAGLAGVLSEQGPFTVFAPTDDAFAKLPEGTIASLLKPENKDKLAAILKYHVVAGRVYSEDALKAGKAKTLQGKPVMIKVVDGVAKVNNAKLLVTDLDASNGVIHVIDTVIMPPDDKKYSALEAREKIKHAVARGANLYNCGDHHASTKLYQNTMHDILKSMDSMPTAIRMNMKHALNESQQMNCVSQQAWRLRNALDHAYTELSSL, encoded by the coding sequence ATGAATCGCTTGCTAAAGCAGTCAGCGGCTGTGGCCACCGCTTTTGCTGTCACATTATCAGCCACGCTGATTCAGGCCGCTGAAAAGAAAGATATCGTGGAAACTGCTGTTGAAGCAGGATCTTTTAAAACACTTGCCGCCGCTTTGGGGGCAGCTGATCTTGTTGGTGCATTACAGGGCAAGGGGCCTTTTACCGTACTGGCTCCCACTGATGCCGCCTTCAAAAAGTTACCAGCCGGTACCGTCGAAACATTATTGAAGCCGGAGAATAAAGATCAACTGATCGCCATCCTGAAATACCATGTGATTGCAGGTAAAGTACCCGCTAAACAGGTTATCAAACTGAAGGGAGCGAAAACGCTGAATGGCCAGCGAGTTGATATCACCGCTGGAGATGATAGTGTGAAGGTTGATGGGGCAACAGTCGAAGCGACTGATATCATGTGCTCCAATGGGATCATTCACGTCATCGATTCAGTAATTCTTCCCAGTGACAAAAATATTGTTACCACAGCAGTAGAAGCAGAAAAGTTTCAAACCTTAATTACTGCAGCCAAGGCAGCAGGCCTGGCAGGTGTTCTATCTGAGCAGGGACCATTTACCGTATTTGCTCCTACCGATGATGCGTTCGCAAAACTGCCGGAAGGAACGATTGCCTCCCTGTTGAAGCCAGAGAACAAAGACAAACTGGCTGCGATATTGAAGTATCATGTCGTCGCAGGGCGTGTTTACTCGGAAGATGCATTAAAAGCAGGGAAAGCGAAAACACTGCAGGGTAAACCAGTCATGATCAAAGTGGTGGATGGGGTTGCCAAAGTCAACAACGCCAAGCTTCTGGTCACCGATCTTGATGCTTCCAACGGTGTGATTCATGTAATAGATACTGTGATCATGCCTCCGGATGACAAGAAGTACAGCGCTTTAGAAGCCCGCGAGAAGATCAAGCATGCGGTGGCACGTGGAGCAAACCTGTATAATTGTGGGGACCATCACGCATCCACTAAGCTCTATCAGAACACGATGCATGATATTTTGAAAAGTATGGACAGCATGCCGACTGCAATTCGCATGAACATGAAACATGCACTGAATGAGTCGCAGCAGATGAACTGTGTTTCTCAACAGGCATGGCGACTGAGAAATGCTCTGGATCATGCTTATACAGAACTGTCCTCACTGTAA
- a CDS encoding GntR family transcriptional regulator, with the protein MPQIESTASQSQDIVEQLRMEIITGRFEEGMPLREVSLAERFQVSRAPIREALKQLSHEGMVESKPNCGMRVAPASSESMQELVIPLRQTVESFALKSIFTDLSAEDFLEWDELLDEMRAACESRNYSQLTELDIKFHQSIVAKSPEQGLMSIWVTLVSRLRRHFLAGFQKPNDPMKIYYEHVAIVAMFRTGKLEPSLQALISNID; encoded by the coding sequence ATGCCCCAGATCGAGTCAACAGCGAGCCAGAGTCAGGACATCGTCGAGCAATTACGGATGGAGATAATTACGGGACGCTTTGAAGAAGGCATGCCGTTAAGAGAAGTCAGTTTAGCAGAACGGTTCCAGGTCAGCCGGGCTCCCATTCGCGAGGCGCTCAAGCAACTGTCTCACGAAGGGATGGTCGAATCCAAACCGAACTGTGGCATGCGCGTGGCCCCTGCTTCTTCTGAATCCATGCAGGAACTGGTAATCCCACTCCGGCAGACAGTGGAATCGTTTGCTTTAAAGTCCATCTTCACCGATTTGTCAGCAGAGGATTTTCTTGAGTGGGATGAACTACTTGATGAAATGAGAGCCGCCTGCGAATCCAGGAACTATAGTCAACTCACAGAACTCGATATCAAGTTTCATCAGTCGATTGTTGCGAAATCACCTGAGCAGGGACTGATGTCGATCTGGGTCACACTCGTCTCCCGACTGCGTCGGCATTTCCTGGCAGGATTCCAGAAACCCAATGACCCGATGAAAATCTACTACGAGCATGTCGCGATTGTCGCCATGTTTCGAACCGGCAAACTGGAACCCTCGCTGCAGGCTCTGATTTCCAATATCGATTAA